Proteins from a genomic interval of Kitasatospora herbaricolor:
- the murD gene encoding UDP-N-acetylmuramoyl-L-alanine--D-glutamate ligase: MTSNPDWTGLPVVVAGLGLSGISAARVLRGLGAEVTVVDGGDSEGLRARAAELAALGIPVRLGDGDTLPEGTRLIVTSPGWPPSSPLFAAAGPAGVPVWGDVELAWRLRRPLAATGEPAPWLAITGTNGKTTTVQMLASILTAAGLRTAAVGNVGVSVLDAVLADEPYDVLAVELSSYQLHWAPSLRPHSAAVLNLAPDHLDWHGSMEAYAADKGRIYEGNLVACVYNTADPATEALVREADVEEGCRAIGFTLGAPGLSEFGVVDGLLVDRAFVPDRQSSAAELGSVEDVNPPAPHNIANALAAAALARAYGVDPKAVREGLRAFHPDAHRIAEVAVVDEVTWIDDSKATNTHAAAASLAAFRPVVWIAGGLAKGATFDDLVQGAEGRLRAAVLIGQDRALIREALARHAPDVPVIEAAEGQTGAVAMAEVVAAAAGLAQPGDTVLLAPACASMDMFTNYNERGDLFAAAVRARADR, encoded by the coding sequence ATGACCAGCAACCCCGACTGGACCGGACTGCCGGTCGTGGTGGCCGGACTCGGCCTCTCCGGCATCAGCGCCGCCCGCGTGCTGCGCGGACTCGGCGCCGAGGTCACCGTGGTCGACGGGGGCGACAGCGAGGGCCTGCGGGCCCGCGCCGCCGAACTCGCGGCCCTGGGCATCCCGGTGCGCCTCGGCGACGGCGACACCCTCCCCGAGGGCACCCGCCTGATCGTCACCTCGCCCGGCTGGCCGCCGAGCAGCCCGCTGTTCGCCGCCGCCGGCCCCGCCGGCGTGCCGGTCTGGGGCGACGTCGAACTCGCCTGGCGCCTGCGCCGCCCGCTGGCCGCCACCGGCGAGCCCGCCCCCTGGCTCGCCATCACCGGCACCAACGGCAAGACCACCACCGTCCAGATGCTGGCCTCGATCCTCACCGCGGCCGGCCTGCGCACCGCCGCCGTCGGCAACGTCGGCGTCTCCGTGCTGGACGCCGTGCTCGCCGACGAGCCGTACGACGTGCTCGCCGTCGAACTCTCCAGCTACCAGCTGCACTGGGCGCCCTCGCTGCGCCCGCACTCGGCGGCCGTGCTCAACCTGGCGCCCGACCACCTGGACTGGCACGGCTCGATGGAGGCCTACGCGGCCGACAAGGGCCGGATCTACGAGGGCAACCTCGTCGCCTGCGTCTACAACACGGCCGACCCGGCCACCGAGGCGCTGGTCCGCGAGGCCGACGTCGAGGAGGGTTGCCGGGCGATCGGCTTCACCCTCGGCGCTCCCGGCCTCTCCGAGTTCGGCGTGGTCGACGGCCTGCTGGTGGACCGCGCCTTCGTCCCCGACCGGCAGTCCAGCGCCGCCGAACTCGGCTCGGTCGAGGACGTCAACCCGCCGGCCCCGCACAACATCGCCAACGCCCTCGCGGCCGCGGCGCTGGCCCGGGCCTACGGCGTCGACCCGAAGGCCGTCCGGGAGGGCCTGCGGGCCTTCCACCCGGACGCCCACCGGATCGCCGAGGTCGCCGTCGTCGACGAGGTCACCTGGATCGACGACTCCAAGGCCACCAACACCCACGCGGCGGCGGCCTCGCTGGCGGCCTTCCGGCCGGTCGTCTGGATCGCCGGCGGCCTCGCCAAGGGTGCCACCTTCGACGACCTGGTCCAGGGCGCCGAAGGCCGGCTGCGGGCCGCCGTTCTGATCGGCCAGGACCGTGCGCTGATCCGCGAGGCGCTGGCGCGACACGCGCCGGATGTGCCGGTGATCGAGGCCGCCGAGGGCCAGACTGGCGCGGTGGCGATGGCCGAGGTGGTCGCCGCGGCCGCCGGGCTCGCCCAACCGGGTGACACCGTCCTGCTGGCCCCGGCCTGCGCCTCGATGGACATGTTCACCAACTACAACGAACGCGGCGACCTGTTCGCGGCGGCCGTCCGGGCCCGAGCGGACCGCTGA
- the mraY gene encoding phospho-N-acetylmuramoyl-pentapeptide-transferase: MKQILIAGMIGLVLSLLGTPALIKLLAKRGYGQYIRDDGPKAHHSKRGTPTMGGIAFILATLIAYAATKVIAGESPTASGLLVLFLTAGLGLVGFLDDYIKVVKRRSLGLRAKAKLLGQSFVGLAFAVLSLQFSDSRGLTPASQHLSFVRDFSWSVGPVLFVIWAYFMIAAMSNGVNLTDGLDGLATGASVMVFGAYVFIGVWEYGQSCAYALSATANCYDVRDPLDLAVVASALMGSCFGFLWWNTSPAKIFMGDTGSLALGGALAGLAICSRTEILLALLGGLFVIITLSVIIQVGSFRMTGKRVFKMAPLQHHFELKGWSEVLIVVRFWIIQGLCVAVGLGLFYAGWVTG; encoded by the coding sequence ATGAAGCAGATTCTCATCGCCGGCATGATCGGCCTGGTGCTGTCGTTGCTCGGCACCCCGGCGCTGATCAAGCTGCTGGCGAAGCGCGGCTACGGCCAGTACATCCGCGACGACGGCCCCAAGGCGCACCACAGCAAGCGCGGTACGCCCACGATGGGCGGCATCGCCTTCATCCTGGCCACGCTGATCGCCTACGCCGCGACCAAGGTGATAGCCGGGGAGAGCCCCACGGCCTCCGGGCTGCTGGTGCTGTTCCTGACGGCCGGTCTGGGCCTGGTCGGCTTCCTGGACGACTACATCAAGGTCGTCAAGCGCCGCTCGCTGGGCCTGCGGGCCAAGGCGAAGCTGCTCGGGCAGTCCTTCGTCGGCCTGGCCTTCGCCGTCCTGTCGCTGCAGTTCAGCGACAGCCGGGGGCTCACTCCGGCGTCCCAGCACCTGTCCTTCGTACGCGACTTCAGCTGGTCCGTCGGCCCCGTGCTGTTCGTCATCTGGGCCTATTTCATGATCGCCGCGATGTCGAACGGCGTGAACCTGACGGACGGTCTGGACGGCCTGGCCACCGGCGCCTCGGTGATGGTCTTCGGCGCCTACGTCTTCATCGGCGTCTGGGAGTACGGCCAGAGCTGCGCCTACGCGCTCTCCGCGACCGCCAACTGCTACGACGTGCGCGACCCGCTCGACCTCGCGGTGGTCGCCTCCGCCCTGATGGGCTCCTGCTTCGGCTTCCTGTGGTGGAACACCTCGCCCGCCAAGATCTTCATGGGCGACACCGGCTCGCTCGCCCTCGGCGGCGCCCTGGCCGGCCTGGCGATCTGCTCGCGCACCGAGATCCTGCTGGCCCTGCTCGGCGGCCTCTTCGTGATCATCACCCTGTCGGTGATCATCCAGGTCGGCTCGTTCCGGATGACCGGCAAGCGCGTCTTCAAGATGGCCCCGCTGCAGCACCACTTCGAACTCAAGGGCTGGAGCGAGGTGCTGATCGTCGTCCGGTTCTGGATCATCCAGGGCCTCTGCGTCGCCGTCGGCCTCGGGCTCTTCTACGCGGGATGGGTAACCGGATGA
- a CDS encoding UDP-N-acetylmuramoyl-tripeptide--D-alanyl-D-alanine ligase yields the protein MIALTLAEVAAAVGGTLADGADPAALVTGTVEYDSRLVRPGGLFVAFAGERVDGHDYAERAVDAGAVAVLAARPVGVPAVLVPDVLDALGKLARTVVGRATGTSVVALTGSAGKTSTKDLIAQLLRHRGETVFTPGSLNNEIGHPMTALKVEPSTRHLVLEMGARHKGDIEYLTAITPPVIGLVLNVGTAHVGEFGSKEAIAEAKGELVESLPADGVAILNADDPLVRAMSARTKARVVLFGEAGDAVVRAQDVRLDSTGRPSFTLTTPAGSAPVQLRLYGEHHVSNALAAAAVAMELGLSVDDTAAALGEAGALSRWRMEVVDRADGVTVVNDAYNANPDSMRAALRALVSMGGRGPGRRRTWAVLGEMRELGEESFAEHDAIGRLVVRLDITKLVAVGGRDAACMELGARNEGSWGEESVLVSDADAAVELLRSQLQPGDVVLVKASRSVGLEKVAEALLSDGTQLTDGAAL from the coding sequence GTGATCGCACTGACCCTCGCCGAGGTCGCCGCCGCCGTCGGAGGAACCCTGGCGGACGGCGCCGATCCGGCCGCCCTGGTGACCGGGACGGTCGAGTACGACTCCCGGCTGGTCCGTCCCGGCGGCCTGTTCGTGGCCTTCGCCGGTGAGCGGGTGGACGGCCACGACTACGCCGAGCGCGCGGTCGACGCCGGGGCCGTCGCGGTGCTGGCCGCCCGCCCGGTGGGCGTGCCCGCCGTGCTGGTGCCGGACGTCCTGGACGCCCTCGGCAAGCTGGCCAGGACCGTCGTCGGCCGCGCCACCGGCACCTCGGTGGTCGCGCTGACCGGCTCGGCCGGCAAGACCAGCACCAAGGACCTGATCGCCCAGCTGCTGCGGCACCGGGGCGAGACCGTCTTCACCCCGGGCTCGCTGAACAACGAGATCGGGCACCCGATGACGGCGCTCAAGGTCGAGCCGAGCACCCGTCACCTGGTGCTGGAGATGGGCGCCCGGCACAAGGGCGACATCGAGTACCTGACGGCCATCACCCCGCCGGTGATCGGCCTGGTGCTGAACGTCGGCACCGCGCACGTCGGCGAGTTCGGCTCCAAGGAGGCGATCGCCGAGGCCAAGGGCGAGCTGGTCGAGTCGCTGCCGGCCGACGGCGTCGCGATCCTCAACGCCGACGACCCGCTGGTGCGGGCGATGTCCGCCCGGACCAAGGCCCGGGTGGTGCTGTTCGGCGAGGCCGGGGACGCCGTGGTGCGCGCACAGGATGTTCGCCTGGACTCCACCGGACGGCCATCGTTCACGCTGACCACCCCGGCCGGTTCCGCGCCCGTACAGCTGCGCCTGTACGGTGAGCACCACGTCTCGAACGCCCTCGCCGCCGCCGCGGTGGCGATGGAGCTCGGACTGTCCGTCGACGACACCGCCGCCGCCCTGGGCGAGGCGGGTGCGCTGTCCCGCTGGCGCATGGAGGTCGTCGACCGGGCCGACGGTGTCACGGTCGTGAACGACGCCTACAACGCGAACCCGGACTCGATGCGGGCCGCGCTGCGGGCACTCGTGTCGATGGGGGGCCGGGGTCCGGGGCGCCGCCGTACCTGGGCGGTGCTCGGCGAGATGCGGGAGCTGGGCGAGGAGAGCTTCGCCGAGCACGACGCCATCGGGCGGCTCGTGGTCCGGCTGGACATCACCAAGTTGGTGGCGGTCGGCGGACGCGACGCGGCCTGCATGGAACTGGGCGCGAGGAACGAAGGTTCGTGGGGTGAGGAGTCGGTGCTGGTGTCCGACGCGGACGCGGCGGTGGAACTGCTGCGCAGTCAGCTGCAGCCAGGGGACGTGGTCCTGGTGAAGGCCTCCCGTTCGGTGGGTCTTGAGAAGGTCGCCGAGGCACTGCTCTCGGACGGCACACAGCTGACGGACGGTGCTGCGCTGTGA
- a CDS encoding UDP-N-acetylmuramoyl-L-alanyl-D-glutamate--2,6-diaminopimelate ligase encodes MTTEPAHAGTPSDQPAHAGTPSDPPVPATAAAASGSGRFGPGRPSADSLPAVPKPDQITVSPPRPERVAALPLPEVARLLGLDPLEGGAVTGVTHDSRAVRAGDVYVAFPGANHHGAAFAAQAAAAGAVAVLTDPAGAELAAAAGIPLLVVDRPRARMGELAAAVYGHPAEQLLTIGLTGTNGKTTTSYLVEGGLLGAGRAPGVIGTVEMRVGAERIKSERTTPEATDLHAILAVMRERGADAVTMEVSSHALVFGRVDGVTYDVALFNNLTPEHLDFHPDMEDYYQAKARLFAPGKSRAGVVNLDDAYGRRLAAEAQIPVTGFSATGAAGADWRAVDVQLGPVGSTFRVLGPDGAAADASVPLPGPFNVANALAAITVLVTAGLPLERAVAGVAAVAGVPGRLERVDAGQPFVAVVDYAHKPDALQAVLESLREVTKGRLHVVVGCGGDRDPHKRAPMGAIAARLADTTVLTSDNPRSEDPLAILATMLGGAAGVPEEDRGAVLVVPDREEAIAGAVARAHAGDTVLVAGKGHELGQYVRDEIRPFDDREVLRDVISRSSAARGTRGVEQP; translated from the coding sequence ATGACCACCGAGCCCGCCCACGCCGGGACCCCGTCGGACCAGCCCGCCCACGCCGGGACCCCGTCGGACCCGCCCGTCCCCGCCACGGCCGCGGCGGCGTCCGGGAGCGGGCGGTTTGGCCCTGGACGCCCTTCGGCCGATAGCCTGCCCGCCGTGCCGAAACCCGATCAAATCACCGTGAGCCCTCCCCGTCCCGAGCGGGTGGCGGCGCTGCCGCTGCCCGAGGTGGCCCGCCTGCTGGGCCTGGACCCCCTCGAAGGCGGGGCGGTCACCGGCGTCACCCACGACTCCCGCGCGGTCCGCGCCGGTGACGTCTACGTGGCCTTCCCCGGTGCGAACCACCACGGTGCGGCCTTCGCCGCCCAGGCCGCCGCGGCCGGCGCGGTGGCCGTGCTGACCGACCCGGCCGGGGCCGAGCTGGCGGCCGCCGCCGGCATCCCGCTGCTGGTGGTCGACCGGCCCCGGGCCCGGATGGGCGAGCTGGCCGCCGCCGTCTACGGCCACCCGGCCGAGCAGCTGCTGACCATCGGCCTGACCGGCACCAACGGCAAGACCACCACCTCGTACCTGGTGGAGGGCGGCCTGCTGGGCGCCGGCCGGGCCCCCGGGGTGATCGGCACGGTGGAGATGCGGGTCGGCGCCGAGCGGATCAAGAGCGAGCGCACCACCCCCGAGGCCACCGACCTGCACGCGATCCTCGCGGTGATGCGCGAGCGCGGCGCCGACGCGGTGACGATGGAGGTCTCCAGCCACGCGCTGGTCTTCGGCCGCGTGGACGGGGTGACGTACGACGTCGCGCTGTTCAACAACCTGACGCCGGAGCACCTGGACTTCCACCCCGACATGGAGGACTACTACCAGGCCAAGGCCAGGCTCTTCGCGCCCGGCAAGTCGCGGGCCGGCGTGGTCAACCTGGACGACGCGTACGGCCGCCGGCTGGCCGCCGAGGCGCAGATCCCGGTGACCGGCTTCTCCGCCACTGGCGCGGCCGGGGCCGACTGGCGCGCGGTGGACGTCCAGCTGGGCCCGGTCGGCTCGACCTTCCGGGTGCTGGGGCCGGACGGCGCCGCCGCCGACGCCTCGGTGCCGCTGCCGGGCCCGTTCAACGTGGCCAACGCGCTCGCCGCGATCACCGTGCTGGTGACCGCCGGGCTGCCGCTGGAGCGGGCGGTGGCCGGCGTGGCCGCCGTCGCCGGGGTGCCCGGCCGCCTGGAGCGGGTCGACGCCGGGCAGCCGTTCGTCGCGGTGGTCGACTACGCCCACAAGCCGGACGCCCTGCAGGCAGTCCTGGAGTCGCTGCGCGAGGTCACCAAGGGCCGGCTCCACGTGGTGGTCGGCTGCGGCGGCGACCGCGATCCGCACAAGCGCGCCCCGATGGGCGCCATCGCCGCCAGGCTGGCCGACACCACCGTGCTGACCAGCGACAACCCGCGCAGCGAGGATCCGCTGGCGATCCTCGCCACCATGCTCGGCGGCGCCGCCGGCGTCCCGGAGGAGGACCGGGGCGCCGTCCTGGTCGTCCCCGACCGGGAGGAGGCGATCGCCGGTGCGGTCGCCCGCGCGCACGCCGGTGACACCGTGCTGGTGGCCGGCAAGGGCCACGAGCTGGGCCAGTACGTCCGAGACGAGATCCGCCCCTTCGACGACCGGGAAGTCCTGCGGGACGTCATCTCCCGCTCCTCGGCCGCCCGGGGCACCCGAGGAGTGGAACAGCCGTGA
- a CDS encoding peptidoglycan D,D-transpeptidase FtsI family protein, which produces MSTPRQPPRGSGDGKPVPGSDGRPPARSPRPARTSQPPRPRRADGQPRPARPKAAQPKPAQPKSAQPKSAQPRPAGSKPSAAKPAAAKPAPARSAQPRVQSRLRSGPAGPGPRPRPRPAARSQPRTIKLADPRKRLRFVTVVLSLVFSVFAGRLVQLQLIDSDALAADANTNRYQVIPLTAERGSITSSDGVALATTVDAYDITADPQMFTPRSTGVPDAPEQAAALLAPILGVSKEQLTADLHTPKTRYKRLATQQTPDAKNQISDLKSALDKKAGSKACTAQKAQLKLPADKGGRTRVDNECANPLAGVFNRETQRRVYPSDGLAANLVGFVNAEGVGAGGLEQQYQAQLAGKDGRSSYAQAGGRLVPTAGGSMDAAVPGTDLRLTVNRDIQWAAQRAITDQVSNAGAEKGYVVVQDVKTGQVLAMATSPGFNPNDLASAKSGQLGNAAVQDAYEPGSTAKLMTMAAVLDTGKATWDTHVTVPNTLQRADRVFHDDVDHETWYLTLAGVLAKSSNIGTIEAAEQLGPTQAEANQVLGGYLQKFGIGRPSGLDFPGETRGILAKPEDWKGSQQYTIPFGQGLSVNALQATSVFSTIANGGVRVAPSVVQGTTSPDGRYTPAPPGEESRVVSEQTAKTLTEMLESVVTDEQGTGGKAAVPGYRVAGKTGTANRVDPKTGRYSGYTASFIGFAPADQPRVTVSCVIQDPVNGHFGGQLCGPVFKQVMEFSLKTLQVPPSGSEAPNLPVDWKP; this is translated from the coding sequence ATGAGCACGCCCCGTCAGCCACCCCGTGGATCGGGTGACGGCAAGCCCGTCCCCGGCTCGGACGGCCGCCCGCCGGCCCGGTCCCCGCGTCCGGCCCGGACCTCGCAGCCGCCCCGGCCGCGGCGGGCCGACGGGCAGCCCAGGCCAGCCCGGCCGAAGGCCGCCCAACCGAAGCCGGCCCAGCCGAAGTCCGCCCAGCCGAAGTCCGCCCAGCCCCGGCCGGCCGGGTCGAAGCCGTCCGCCGCCAAGCCCGCCGCCGCCAAGCCCGCCCCGGCCAGGTCGGCGCAGCCCAGGGTGCAGTCCAGGCTGCGCTCGGGCCCGGCCGGTCCGGGCCCCCGGCCGCGCCCCCGCCCGGCCGCCCGGTCGCAGCCCAGGACGATCAAGCTGGCCGATCCGCGCAAGCGGCTGCGGTTCGTCACCGTCGTGCTGTCCCTGGTCTTCTCGGTCTTCGCCGGCCGGCTCGTCCAGCTCCAGCTGATCGACTCCGACGCCCTGGCCGCCGACGCGAACACCAACCGGTACCAGGTGATCCCGCTCACCGCGGAGCGCGGCTCGATAACGTCCTCCGACGGCGTCGCCCTGGCCACCACCGTGGACGCGTACGACATCACCGCCGACCCGCAGATGTTCACCCCCCGGTCGACCGGCGTCCCGGACGCCCCCGAGCAGGCGGCCGCGCTGCTGGCGCCGATCCTCGGCGTGTCCAAGGAACAGCTGACCGCCGACCTGCACACCCCCAAGACCCGCTACAAGCGCCTCGCCACCCAGCAGACTCCGGACGCCAAGAACCAGATCAGCGACCTCAAGTCGGCCCTCGACAAGAAGGCCGGCAGCAAGGCCTGCACGGCCCAGAAGGCGCAGCTGAAGCTCCCCGCGGACAAGGGCGGCCGCACCCGCGTCGACAACGAGTGCGCCAACCCGCTGGCCGGCGTCTTCAACCGGGAGACCCAGCGCCGGGTCTACCCCTCGGACGGGCTGGCCGCCAACCTGGTCGGCTTCGTCAACGCCGAGGGCGTCGGCGCGGGCGGCCTGGAGCAGCAGTACCAGGCGCAGCTGGCCGGCAAGGACGGCCGCAGCAGCTACGCCCAGGCGGGCGGGCGGCTGGTGCCCACCGCCGGCGGGTCGATGGACGCCGCCGTGCCCGGTACCGACCTGCGGCTGACCGTCAACCGGGACATCCAGTGGGCCGCCCAGCGGGCCATCACCGACCAGGTGTCCAACGCCGGGGCGGAGAAGGGCTACGTGGTCGTCCAGGACGTGAAGACCGGGCAGGTGCTGGCGATGGCCACCTCGCCGGGGTTCAACCCCAACGACCTGGCCTCCGCGAAGTCCGGCCAGCTCGGCAACGCGGCCGTGCAGGACGCCTACGAGCCGGGCAGCACCGCCAAGCTGATGACGATGGCCGCGGTGCTCGACACCGGCAAGGCCACCTGGGACACCCATGTGACCGTCCCCAACACCCTGCAGCGCGCGGACCGGGTCTTCCACGACGACGTGGACCACGAGACCTGGTACCTGACCCTGGCCGGGGTCCTCGCCAAGTCCTCCAACATCGGCACCATCGAGGCCGCCGAGCAGCTCGGCCCGACCCAGGCCGAGGCCAACCAGGTGCTCGGCGGCTACCTGCAGAAGTTCGGCATCGGCCGGCCCAGCGGCCTGGACTTCCCCGGCGAGACCAGGGGCATCCTGGCCAAGCCGGAGGACTGGAAGGGCTCGCAGCAGTACACCATCCCGTTCGGCCAGGGACTGTCCGTGAACGCCCTGCAGGCCACCTCGGTGTTCTCCACCATCGCCAACGGCGGTGTACGGGTCGCGCCCAGCGTCGTCCAGGGCACCACCTCGCCCGACGGGCGGTACACCCCGGCCCCGCCCGGCGAGGAGAGCCGGGTGGTCAGCGAGCAGACCGCGAAGACGCTGACCGAGATGCTGGAGTCCGTGGTCACCGACGAGCAGGGCACCGGCGGGAAGGCCGCCGTGCCCGGCTACCGGGTGGCCGGCAAGACCGGCACGGCCAACCGGGTGGACCCGAAGACCGGCCGCTACTCCGGCTACACCGCCTCGTTCATCGGCTTCGCCCCCGCCGACCAGCCCCGGGTCACCGTGTCCTGCGTCATCCAGGACCCGGTGAACGGGCACTTCGGCGGGCAGCTCTGCGGGCCGGTGTTCAAGCAGGTGATGGAGTTCAGCCTGAAGACCCTCCAGGTGCCGCCGAGCGGCAGCGAGGCGCCCAACCTGCCAGTCGACTGGAAGCCGTGA
- a CDS encoding FtsB family cell division protein, translating to MLPGQGAGARITVRPGRRPARGRTPFAVLVVVLLTGGLLGLLALNTALNEGSFELSRLQKQTTALTDQEQTLQHQIDQGSAPDALERRARELGMVPAGGLAFLQDDGKVLGKPGPAQDSPPVKRSGAEPWQLRPGAPAPASAPAPAPALSPAPPLPAAPPAAPAPAPSGTPSGDTTVQINPAGPATQPAPSPSGGPAR from the coding sequence GTGCTCCCCGGACAGGGGGCCGGAGCCCGGATCACCGTACGGCCGGGCCGGCGGCCGGCCCGCGGCCGCACGCCCTTCGCCGTCCTGGTGGTGGTGCTGCTCACCGGTGGCCTGCTGGGCCTGCTGGCGCTCAACACGGCCCTCAACGAGGGCTCCTTCGAGCTGTCCCGGTTGCAGAAGCAGACGACCGCGCTGACCGACCAGGAGCAGACCCTGCAGCACCAGATCGACCAGGGGTCCGCCCCGGACGCGCTGGAGCGGCGGGCCCGCGAGCTGGGCATGGTGCCGGCCGGCGGCCTGGCCTTCCTGCAGGACGACGGCAAGGTGCTCGGCAAGCCCGGGCCGGCCCAGGACAGCCCGCCGGTGAAGCGCTCGGGGGCGGAGCCCTGGCAGCTCCGGCCCGGCGCCCCGGCCCCGGCCTCTGCCCCCGCTCCGGCGCCCGCGCTGTCGCCGGCCCCGCCGCTGCCCGCCGCGCCGCCCGCCGCCCCGGCGCCGGCCCCGTCGGGTACCCCGAGCGGCGACACGACCGTCCAGATCAACCCGGCAGGCCCGGCCACCCAGCCGGCGCCGAGCCCGAGCGGAGGGCCGGCCCGATGA
- the rsmH gene encoding 16S rRNA (cytosine(1402)-N(4))-methyltransferase RsmH translates to MSTNDPAPKHVPVMLQRCMDALAPAISAPGAVVVDATLGLGGHSEALLTQFPEVRLVAVDRDPAALKLSAERLAPFGDRATLVHAVYDEIPEVLERLDIPRVQGVLFDLGVSSMQLDEAERGFAYAQDAPLDMRMDQTRGLSAAEVLNTYSHGQLARILKVYGEERFAGKIASVILREREKEPFTNSARLVELVRNAIPAATRRTGGNPAKRTFQALRIEVNGELEVLDRAVPGALDALAVGGRIVVMSYQSLEDRLVKQYFAAGATNTAPPGLPVIPEEHQPWLKLITRGAEQATEEEIEENRRAAPVRLRVAERIRDRGNRR, encoded by the coding sequence ATGAGCACCAACGATCCGGCACCCAAGCACGTCCCGGTCATGCTCCAGCGGTGCATGGACGCGCTGGCCCCGGCGATCTCGGCCCCCGGCGCGGTGGTGGTGGACGCCACCCTCGGCCTCGGCGGGCACAGCGAGGCGCTGCTCACCCAGTTCCCGGAGGTCCGGCTGGTCGCCGTCGACCGCGACCCGGCCGCGCTCAAGCTCTCCGCCGAGCGCCTCGCCCCGTTCGGGGACCGCGCCACCCTGGTGCACGCCGTCTACGACGAGATCCCCGAGGTGCTGGAGCGTCTGGACATCCCGCGGGTCCAGGGCGTCCTGTTCGACCTCGGGGTCTCCTCGATGCAGCTGGACGAGGCGGAGCGCGGCTTCGCCTATGCCCAGGACGCCCCGCTCGACATGCGGATGGACCAGACCCGGGGCCTGAGCGCCGCCGAGGTGCTGAACACCTACTCGCACGGGCAGCTCGCCCGGATCCTCAAGGTCTACGGCGAGGAGCGGTTCGCCGGCAAGATCGCCTCGGTGATCCTGCGCGAACGCGAGAAGGAACCGTTCACCAACAGCGCGCGTCTGGTGGAACTGGTGAGGAACGCCATCCCGGCCGCCACCCGGCGGACCGGGGGCAACCCCGCCAAGCGGACCTTCCAGGCCCTGCGGATCGAGGTCAACGGCGAGCTGGAGGTCCTGGACCGGGCCGTGCCGGGGGCGCTCGACGCGCTCGCGGTGGGCGGGCGGATCGTGGTGATGTCGTACCAGTCGCTGGAGGACCGTCTGGTCAAGCAGTACTTCGCGGCCGGTGCCACCAACACCGCCCCGCCCGGGCTGCCGGTGATCCCCGAGGAGCACCAGCCCTGGCTGAAGCTGATCACCCGCGGGGCCGAGCAGGCCACCGAGGAGGAGATCGAGGAGAACCGGCGTGCCGCGCCCGTGCGACTGCGGGTGGCGGAGAGGATCAGGGACCGGGGCAACCGGCGCTGA
- a CDS encoding beta-class carbonic anhydrase produces the protein MTVTPDRHTPTAAASASATASAPAEDARPAQDAPGIIDRFVSANRAYAVDFRDGGMDARPVQKVTVVACMDARLDLFAALGLELGDAHVIRNAGGVVTDDTIRSLTISQRALGTSSVALIHHTGCGLLGLTEDFRHELELEVGQRPQWAVESFVDLDGDVRQSMQRVRTSPFLLHTDDVRGFVFDVHTGLLREIH, from the coding sequence ATGACAGTGACCCCCGACCGGCACACGCCGACCGCCGCTGCCTCCGCCTCCGCCACGGCCTCCGCGCCCGCCGAGGACGCCCGCCCGGCCCAGGACGCCCCCGGCATCATCGACCGTTTCGTCAGCGCCAACCGCGCCTACGCCGTCGACTTCCGCGACGGCGGGATGGACGCCCGCCCGGTCCAGAAGGTCACGGTGGTGGCCTGCATGGACGCCCGGCTGGACCTCTTCGCCGCCCTCGGCCTGGAGCTCGGCGACGCCCACGTGATCCGCAACGCCGGCGGCGTCGTCACCGACGACACCATCCGCTCGCTCACCATCAGCCAGCGCGCCCTGGGCACCAGCTCGGTCGCGCTGATCCACCACACCGGTTGCGGCCTGCTCGGCCTCACCGAGGACTTCCGCCACGAGCTGGAGCTGGAGGTCGGCCAGCGCCCGCAGTGGGCCGTGGAGTCCTTCGTCGACCTGGACGGCGACGTCCGCCAGTCCATGCAGCGGGTGCGCACCTCGCCGTTCCTGCTGCACACCGACGACGTCCGCGGCTTCGTCTTCGACGTCCACACCGGGCTGCTCCGCGAGATCCACTAG